CATCGGATCAAGATTGCCTTGAACCGCTCCCTCCCTTTGCAGCTCGACCGCAAATTCAAGCGGGACGGACCAGTCAAGGCCAATCGCGTCGGCACCGGTCTTGCGCCTGTAGGTCTTCAAGAGATAGCCCGCACCCTTGGCGAACGAGATGACCCGGGCATTCGGCCGCCGTGCCTTGAGAGCGGCAATCATCCGAGCGACTGGCTTGACCGCAAAAGCCTCGAATTCCTTTTCCCCAAGAACTCCGGCCCAAGAATCGAAAATCTGCACGGCATCGGCGCCGGAATCTATCTGCCTCACCAGATACTCGACGGATATATCCGCAAGCAGCATCAACAGCCGTTCGAAAGCTTTTGGATATCGGTAGGCAAAAAGCCTCGCTGGTGCTTGGTCAGGTGTGCCGTGGCCCGCAATCATGTAGGTTGCCACCGTCCAGGGCGCACCACAAAAGCCGAGAAGCGTCGTTTCTCCCGGGAGTTCCGCGCGCAATCGCCGCACTGTCTCAAACACCGGCTTCAGGTAGTCGATTACGCCATCCACTTCCAGACGTGAAATCCCATCCTCGTCGATCGGATCCATCTCTGGGCCATGGCCTTCGGTAAAACGCACATTGCGTTTCATGGCATCGGGTATGACGAGAATGTCAGAAAAGAGGATCGCCGCATCGAAGCCGTAGCGGCGGATGGGTTGCAGCGTCACTTCGACAGCGTGTTCGGGCGAGTAACAGAGATCGAGGAAGCTTCCTGCCTTTGCACGTGTCTGTCTGTACTCCGGCAGATAACGACCTGCCTGTCTCAT
Above is a window of Rhizobium etli 8C-3 DNA encoding:
- the hemE gene encoding uroporphyrinogen decarboxylase codes for the protein MSETRRKIMRVLDGETLSPPPVWLMRQAGRYLPEYRQTRAKAGSFLDLCYSPEHAVEVTLQPIRRYGFDAAILFSDILVIPDAMKRNVRFTEGHGPEMDPIDEDGISRLEVDGVIDYLKPVFETVRRLRAELPGETTLLGFCGAPWTVATYMIAGHGTPDQAPARLFAYRYPKAFERLLMLLADISVEYLVRQIDSGADAVQIFDSWAGVLGEKEFEAFAVKPVARMIAALKARRPNARVISFAKGAGYLLKTYRRKTGADAIGLDWSVPLEFAVELQREGAVQGNLDPMRVVAGGQALEEGIDDILAQLGGGPLIFNLGHGITPQADPENVRLLVERVRRSGN